The window CAACTTGAATATGCTTTATACGACGGCAATCAGCTTATCTCCGATGGCTCAGTCGATAACCTAGCTATCGAAGAATGCCACACAGCTACTTTTGCTATTGATGTGACTAACCCTGTTCACTGGACAGCCGAAAATCCGCACTTATATCACCTATTCCTCACGCTTAAAGATCATGCTGGCACTATTATCGAGATCATTCCACAGCGTGTTGGTTTCCGCGACATTAAAGTAAAAGATGGCCTGTTCTATATCAATAACCAGTACACCATGCTTCATGGGGTTAACCGCCACGACAATGATCATTTAAATGGTCGAGCCGCAGGCATTGATCGTGTCGAAAAAGACCTGATCTTGATGAAACAACACAACATTAACTCAGTGCGTACCGCACACTACCCTAATGATCCTCGCTTCTATGAAATGTGTGATATTTACGGTTTGTTTGTGATGGCTGAAACCGATGTAGAAACCCATGGTTTTGCTAACGTTGGCGACTTAAGCCGTATTACCGATGATGCCGAATGGGAGAATGTGTTCGTTGATCGTATTGAACGTCAAATTCATGCGCAAAAGAACCACCCTAGTATCATCATGTGGTCTTTAGGTAATGAGTCTGGCTACGGCTGCAATATTCGCGCAATGTGTAAAGCAGCAAAAGCCATTGATGATACCCGCCTTGTTCATTATGAAGAAGATCGTAATGCTGAAGTTGTAGATATTGTTAGCACCATGTACTCCCGCGTTCAGCTGATGAATTATTTTGGTGAACAACCCATGGACAAGCCTCGCATTATTTGTGAGTACGCTCATGCAATGGGTAATGGTCCGGGCGGACTAACTGAATATCAAAATGTCTTCTACAAACATAATCATATTCAAGGGCATTTCTTATGGGAGTGGTGTGATCACGGTATTCTTGAACAAGACGAAAAAGGGCGTGACGTTTATAAATACGGTGGTGACTACGGTGATTACCCGAATAATTATAACTTCTGCATGGATGGTTTGGTGTATTCTGATCAAACTCCTGGTCCAGGTTTACGTGAATACAAGCAAGTTATCTGCCCAGTAAAAGTCAGTGTAAAAGATGCAGAAAATGGCCTTATCACTGTTGAAAACAAATACTGGTTCTCGACCTTAGATGACATCACCTTACTGGTCGATATTCGTGCTGAAGGTGAAACACTGGCTCAATACCAACTTTCAGCAACCAATGTAAAAGTAGGTGAAAGCTGTGACCTTCAAGTTGCTCTACCTGAATTAGATGAACGTGAAGTCTTCATTAATGTCTCAGTACGTAAAAATTCAAGTACGCGCTACAGTGTCGCAAATAGCGAGCTGGGCATATTCCAATTCCAAATAAAAGAAAATACCGCGCAATTACCTACATTCACACACACAAATAGCACTGCGCTTAATGTTCAAGAGCAACGCCTAGAGTGGATAGTTGAAGGTTACAACTTCGAGCTGACGTTCTCTAAAATTAGCGGTCAATTAACATCTTGGCTGAGCAACGGTATTGAAATAATCGCTAGCTCACCAAAGATGAATTTCTTCAAGCCAATGATCGACAACCATAAGCAAGAGTATGAAGGTTTATGGGAGCCGGCTCACCTGCAAATAATAGAAGAACACTTCCGCACGCTAGAGGTAGAACAGCAAAATGGATGCGTTATCGTTACGGTTAACAGCATTGTTGCTCCGCCAGTTTTAGATTTTGGTATGCGTTGCACTTATATCTATGAAATTCATTCAGAAGGTCAAGTAAACCTCTCTCTTACAGGCAAAAAATACGGTGAATACCCACATGTTATTCCTGTACTTGGATTGGATATGGGGATCAATAATCAATTCGAACAAGTTGAATATTACGGGCGTGGTCCTGAAGAAAATTACCTCGATAGTAAACAGTGCAACATCATTGATGTTTACCAATCAACAGTAACAAAAATGTTCGAGAACTACCCTTTCCCACAAAACAACGGCAACCGCCAAGACGTGCGCTGGGCCTCACTCGTGAACCGCCAAGGTAATGGACTATTTGTAAAACCAGAACAGCCTATTAATTTAAGTGCATGGCATTACACCAGTGAACACTTGCATGAAGCACAACACATCAATGAATTAGAAAAAAGCGGTTATATCACGCTAAATCTTGACCATAAGCTAATGGGATTAGGCTCGAACTCTTGGGGTTCTGAAGTATTAGATTCTTACCGTGTTTACATGAACGATTTCCAATACGCCTTAACGCTAGTGCCATTTAGCCAAGCGAATTGCCGTGCAAATTACTTGGCGGGGCAAGATTTTTCACTCAAAACACAAACAGACCAAAACATTCAAGAAAATACACCAAGCATGATTGGCGGAGATAAATAAATGGTTGTTTTAGAGAACCTCGAGCAATTCAAAACATTATACCGCGACGGACGTAAATGGAATCGCTGTGTCGAAGCTATCGAAAACATCGGCAATATTCGTGATGGCGTTTACCACTCGATTGGCGATTCACTGGCTTACATGATTGAAGATGGCGTGGCTAAAAACTCAGAGCACTTCATCGGAAACCGTCGTTACTTTGATGTCCACTACTACCTCGAAGGTCAAGAAACCATTGAGGCAAACCACAAGCAGCAACTTGACGTCGTCATGCCTTATCAAGATGAAACGGACCGAGAATACCTTGCTGGCTCTGGCACCTTACAAACGGTTGGTCAGGGGCAAGTGGTCATATTGGACAATAACAACGCTTACCGATTCATCGGTGATAAGCGAGTTCGCAAGGTAGTCCTTAAAGTCACAATAGAAGATGGCTACTTCCTTAATAAATAACGCTGAATAACAACATGAAAAAACATACAAAATAAAAGGCACTGGCTTCTGAGAAGAAGATCACAACCTCTGCACTCTCCACTCCATACCTACTAGGAAGTGGAGAGTTAAAACAAATATAATTAACGTGATTCATCGGAGAAAATAATGTCTAAATCTGCACGAGGCACCATAGGCAAATTTGCCTTGCTGTCCATGACATTTGCGGCTGTGTTTAGCTTTAATAATGTCATCAATAATAATATTGAAATTGGGCTATCTTCTGCCCCTATGTTCTTTATTGCCACCATTCTATATTTCATCCCATTTTGTTTAATTATTGCTGAATTTGTCGCATTGAATAAAGACTCTGAGGCTGGTGTATATTCATGGGTTAAAAGTTCACTAGGTGGTCGCTGGGCATTTATATCTGCCTATACCTATTGGTTTGTAAATCTCTTCTTCTTCACTTCATTGCTACCACGTGTCATTGCTTATGCGTCGTATGCGTTTCTTGGGTATGAATACGTCTTTACACCTATGACAACGGCTGTTCTAAGTACTTTACTTTTTGCTGTTGCTACTTATGTATCGACTAATGGTGCAAAAATGCTTGGGCCGATAACTTCAGTTACCTCGTCGTTAATGCTATTACTTACAATGTCATACATATTTTTAGCGGGTGCGGCTGTCGTGGGAGGTATTCAACCTGCAGAACCCATTACGATTGAAGCTATGACACCAAGTTTTAACTGGGCCTTCTTGGGTGTTACTACCTGGATATTCATGGCAGCAGGTGGGGCCGAATCTGTTGCTGTCTACGTTAACGATATTAAAGGTGGCCATAAATCATTCGTTAAAGTAATTATTCTTGCTGGTATATTTATTGGTGCGCTTTACTCCGTCAGCTCTGTATTAATCAACGTGTTTGTTGTTCGTGAAGAGTTAAAATTCACCGGTGGAACAGTACAGGTTTTTGAAGGATTGGCTAAACACTTTGGTCTACCTGAAATAATGATGAACCGTTTTGTTGGTATGGTATCTTTCACTGCAATGCTAGGCTCACTATTAATGTGGACAGCAACACCAGTCAAAATTTTCTTCTCTGAAATTCCCAAAGGCATCTTTGGTGAAAAGACAGTTGCCCTGAATAAAAATGGCGTACCAGCACGAGCAGCATGGGTACAATTCTTTATTGTTATTCCACTTATGCTCATTCCAACCATCGGATCAGAAACAGCACAAGATCTAATGAGTACCGTTATTAATATGACAGCAGCAGCGTCGATGTTGCCCCCACTGTTTATTATGATTGCTTACTTGGTACTACGCTGGAAGCTTGATCATTTAGAACGTGATTTCAAAATGGGTTCACGTACAACTGGCATCGCAATCGTCTCTGTTCTGATTGTTATCTTCACTGTTGGGTTCTTTGCAGCAACCTTCCCAACCGGCGGTAATATACTCACCATCATATTTTATAATGTTGGCGGAATTGTCGTATTCCTCGGATATGCATGGTGGAAATACAATCAGTATGAAAAAAAGTTAGTCATAACAAATACAAAAGAACTTAACACCGCTACGGAGTAAATACGCCCACCTGTATGGAAAGTAAGGCACAAAACGCCTGTAAATTTAACGACATACAGAATCAATAGCCCTCATCGGTAGTATGCCTTTGAGGGCTTTTTAGTGACTAGCAATGATTCAACTACTGCAATTAACTTTTAAATCAATAAGTTAATTGACGACCATCGTCACAAACCGAAAATAAACCTTTGTAACTTGAAGCGCTATGCCATCATGTGTATATACTCTATAGAAATAGGGATTCCCCCCCCATTTTATGGATAATATATGAAAAAGGCTTTACTTCGTTTTATTGTATTACTGTTACCTCTGCTATCAATTACGATAGTAGCGACACTGTACATATATCATGAAGATGCTAACCAGCTAGAACTACGCATTCAGGAAAAAGAGCTTACGAAACATCAATCCGTTCTTCATATCACCCGCTTGCACTTCACACCGATCATTGATGATTTACGCTATTTAACGGCAAAATCACAAGAACTGGCTTTCACTCCGGGATTAACACAAGAACAAAAAGATCGGATGCTAGAAACATTTATGCGTATCATGAAAACAAGAAATCATTACGATCAAATACGCCTTATCAATGCAAATGGCATGGAAGTTCTACGGGTTAATAAAAAAGGTGACGATATCGTTATAGTTGCCGATGATAAACTTCAAGATAAAAGCAAGAGACCTTATATTCAAAGAGGCCTTCAGGTGCCTGTAGGCAGTTTTTATACTTCGCAATTCGATCTAAATGTTGAAAATGGTAAGATTGAAACTCCCATTAAACCCATGCTGCGCTTTGTTAGTCATTTCAACTCAAATGGCGAATCTTGGTTAATCACATTAAATTATCTAGGTAATGATTTTTTAAGCCAAATACAACAAGAATATAACTGGGGGCAAGGTGGTGGAAACTGGCTTGTCAATAACAATGGGCAATGGCTTTTAGGTCCAAATCAAGACAGTGCTTGGCAATTTAACTTAACCCAAAACATCGGCGCCAAAGACTTCTTCCAGCAATACCCTAATATTTGGGACGAAATAGGTAAAAAGAAACACGGTCAAATACGCACTGGTGATTACCTTTATACCTATTCTCGCTTCTTTTCTGGGAAAGAATTAAGCAGTACCAAGTTATTTGTACTTCCTTTTGAGGGGGCAGATTTACCTTGGACGGTCATTTCAAGAGTCAACATGGCAAGTTTAGTAACTGAACTCTCTTTTTCTCAACAACGTATCATTAAATTTGCCACCTTTGGCATTCTTGTAATGGCATTAATAGCCGGCTGTATCGTACTTGCTTGGCACCTATTCCAACAATTAATACATGAAAAAAAATTAAAACAAGAAATTGAGGACAATGCTCAACGTTACGCTTCAGTATTAAAAAATGCACCTGATGGTTTAATGACGCTAAATAATAGGTTAGAAATAACGGCTTTAAATCATTCAGCTGAACGAGTTTTTAATATTACTGATACCGCCGAAGCCATAGGAAAAAACATTTATGACATAGTCCATGATAAAAAGGCAAAAAATATTCTAAACCAACTCATTTATCAAGTTCAGCTTGCTATGGCAGATGGTAACAATACCCCAATTAAGGCTAGTATCCAGCTGCCGAATCACACAAGCATAAAATATGTCGCTCTTATTGCTAGTGAAACCGTTTTTAGCTCAACCAGTGAAATTTTGCTTCATATTAGTGATGTCACAGATTGGATTGAAAGAGAGCTAAAGTTAAAAAGTCTATCTCATGCAGTAGAGCAAAGTGACAATACTGTTCTTATTACAGATAAGAACGGTATTATTGAATATGTAAACCACTCTTTTGAAGCGTTTACTGGTATCACCTCAGCTCAGGCGGTAGGACGAGATTCACGCACTTTAATGAAGGGGTCTAATGAAACAACCAGTGAAATAAAGCATATTCGTCAACAATTAAAAGCAGGAAGAACAATTAACCGCGTTATTACACGGAAAAAATCTGATAATACGGTTTGCTATGAAGACGAAACTATTTCACCAATTCGTAACGATACCGGGAAAATAAGTCACTACATATCGACGGGAAAGGATATTACAGAGCGTGTGCTGTTTGAAAGTAAGCTTCATAAACTCGCTCATTATGACCTTTTAACTGAACTACCTAATCGTCTACTTCTCCTGCAACACATTGAACAAGCCATCACGAACGCAGAAGAGATGAAAACATCTGTTGTCGTATTCAATATAGATCTCGATTATTTTAAAAAAATAAATGATTCTCTTGGTCATGATGTGGGTGATAAAGTATTAATCACCATTGCCAAACGCATTACACGTTCACTTCGAGATGAAGACGTTCTTGCTCGTTTAGGGGGCGATGAGTTTGCCATTTTAATTCAGTCGGATACCTCATCGCAAAGTATTGCTACTCTGGCTGAACGCATTATAAATAATATTTGTGCCTCTTTATCTATAGAAGAAAAATCATTATCGATTACAGCAAGTATGGGTATTGCCGTTTACCCTGAAAATTCTGTAGATAGCGATGCCTTATTAAAAAACTCTGATATTGCACTTTATCACGCTAAAGATCAGGGACGTAATCGATATTGTTTTTTCACCCCCCAAATGGGTATAGAAAGTGTACAACGTCTTCAACTTGAATCTGACCTACGTAAAAGTCTAGGTACTGATCAGTACACATTTTTTTATCAACCTAAAGTGAATGCTAAAACCCATAAAGTATGTGGTATTGAAGCATTATTACGTTGGAAGAACGAAGAAGGTCAGATCCAGTCTCCACTAGGGATCATTCCGATTCTCGAAAATTCAGGACTTATTGTTAATGTTGGCGAAACGCTGATCAATCAAGCCTGTGAACAGTTAGCAATTTGGCAAAGTAACGGGTTAGACCTACACTTTGCATTAAATATATCTGCACGCCAATTATTACATTCAGACATCGTAGATACTGTGTATAAAGCCGTTACTATGTCAGGCTGTAATCCCCACTACCTAGAGTTAGAAATAACGGAAAGTGTTGTCATGGCCGATGTGAAGTTAGCCTTCGATAAACTCATTAAATTAGAAGCTCTTGGTGTGAAAATTGCCATCGATGATTTCGGTACGGGATACTCTTCACTCGCCTACCTTAGTCGATTCCCAATACATATTTTGAAGGTAGATAGAGAGTTTGTTCAAGACCTGCCAATGAACAAAGATAGCGTTACAATCACGCGTTCTATTATTGAACTTGCACATAACTTAGGCATGCTCGTTGTCGCTGAAGGCGTAGAAAATGAAGGTCAAATTAAATTCTTAACGGGTATTGGCGTTGAAGAATTTCAAGGCTACTACTTCGGAAAACCTATGCCAATCGATGAGTTCGAACTGAAATTTATCACTGATAGTAGAAACACTGAAAGTATTCTGGATGAAACCTAGGCTTTTATTTACAATAAGCGTCTAAAATGAAAAAAACGTCCATACTTAAGCTATTAAAGCTTCTATTCAGCAAGAGGCTGACTTAATATATTCAAGATATAATAAAGGGGCAGCATTATGAGCTTTAGTGATTATTTAGATGATTTTATCAAGCAACGCGATCAACGCCCTCAATCAACAGCCTCTAGTCAACCATTCAGACGCCAACCGGCACCATCAGTGCAAGATGCAACAAATCAGAGCAAAGCACGTGAAGCTATGGCGCGGGAACAAGAAGAAGCATCTGAGCGTGCGACAGAAGAAACAAAGCAACCTCATACACGCATTCATGGTCGCTGTATGACAGCTCAAGAATTATATGCACTTGACCAACAAAAAGTAGAAGCGATACCTGTTAGTCAATCACGTTTAGACTATATTCAACAATTAAAGAAAGACCTAAAGCTGAAAAAAAACTCGGAATCTTAAATCAACGTCTTTTATAATTTAAAAAATTAACACCAAAGCTTATAGGTTTAGCGCATTCAGCTGGTTTATCACCAGCTTTCTAATACTAGAATAACGACGCTCTATGCATAATTAACGTTAAACTGACAAAATAGTTCATATTGTCTTTATTATTGATAACCCTTACCCTACTTATATAACAAACATTATCGATAAAACATTCTTCCAAATTTGGTCTTATACATTCAAATGCTCCAATTAGAGCGAAAAATGAACTATTTACAGCGATTAGATTTCTTACAGATTAAAAGATGAAATTTAATTTACTAAATATTATTGAACCTCACCTAAAAGGAAGCATAAATACTCTCTGCTTATTTCACTGTTTATTTTGTATACGGCATCAGTACAAGTTTAACTGACGCTTTACACAACAATGGCTATATAAAGCATATTTCACAATGCTAAATAGCATCCATCCACATGATTAGTATGGATTTTTTATATTAAGCATTTAGAGGAGATTAATAAAACAGCGTTTATTTTACATATCTACCCATATAAACCCACACATCAGGCCAATCTTAATATCTACACATCCATCACAATAAAAAGCATTTAATGCAGAATCAAGAAAAGAGAATAACAATTAATTAACAGTTAAAACATTCCAGCTCGGCAAGGCCTACACTATTAGTGCGCTTTGTACAATATAGGCACAAGAGATTTTAGCGGTTAATATTGGCCATTAAGAAAAGTATGAAAAGACTAAATCATGAATACTACAATTCAAATAAACGAGCTGGAATCTTTGCTCATTGCGATTATTGTGCTTTTTCTTGGCTACTTCATTAATACGAAAGTAACGGTTCTTCGGAAGTATAATATTCCAGAACCTATTGTAGGAGGCCTAATAGTCGCGGTTATAATTGCTTTAATACATCAGCAAGGCATCGATATTACTTTCAAACTCAGTATTAAAGACACTTTAATGCAGATGTTTTTTGCTACCGTTGGCCTAGCCGCAAGCTACAAGCTACTGGCAAAAGGTGGTTCACGCGTATTTTTATTTTTAGGGTTGGCAACGGTTTTCATCATCATCCAAAATGCAGTTGGTGTAACACTAAGTACCTTACTTGGCTTAGACCCTATTATTGGCTTAATAGTGGGCTCAATAACACTGTCTGGCGGACATGGTACAGGTGCTGCTTGGGCACAAAGCTTTGCAGCAGATTACAATCTACACGTTCTTGAACTGTCTATGGCCTCTGCAACATTTGGCTTAGTGATGGGCGGAATTATTGGTGGACCTGTCGCACAGCGCCTGATTAACAAACACAAATTGAAGTCATCGTTTGGTGATGGTGAGCATCACCATATTAAACATCCTGATCTGATTACTTATAGCGATAAAGAAGAAGATCGTATTACGTCAAAGAACACCATTGAAGTACTGTTCATCTTGTTGATCTGTGTTGCAGGTGCTGCACATGTGAAGGAACTTGTTGATAGCTTTGGTATTTCTTGGCTTCGTATCCCTGACTTTGTTTATGCATTGTTTATTGGCGTTTTTATCACCAACATTTGTGAAACAACAAAAGTTTATAAGATCAATAGTGAAACGGTTGATGCATTAGGTACCATTTCATTATCACTCTTTTTGGCAATGGCCTTAATGAGTCTTAAGTTGTGGGAATTGCTTGAATTGGCTTTACCAATGCTGATGATCCTAACAGTACAAACGGTCGTACTTGCTGCGTTTGCGTATTTTGTTACCTTCCGTGTTATGGGTAAAACGTATGATGCTGCGGTTATTGCTGGTGGTCACTGTGGTTTTGGTATGGGTGCCACGCCAACGGCAGTGATGAACATGGGGTCTTTAGTGTCACGTAATGGACCATCACCTCAAGCTTTCATGGTTGTTCCTATTGTTGGTGCTTTCTTTATCGACATAGCGAACTTGATAGTTTTACAAGGCTATTTAAGCTTTATTCAGTAGCACTTTGCATTCATGCTAAATTGCGTGACTGACAAATAGCGAAATATCAAAGGGGATGACATTGTCATCCCCTTTTTTTTGAGGTGATATTTCGTGATATAGCACTCATCACGGAAGATGTTGGTCAATAACGAACAAACGGTACACAATGAAAGCCATAAATTTCATACCTCATTTGTTACGTTTGTTGTAATCTAGTCTTAGTGTAGAAATGAGATACAGCACGCATCCATTGTCATTATTTGGACACAACTTTTACGCATTCATAGGTAGAGATGAACAATGAAAAAGAATAAAAACAAGAAC is drawn from Photobacterium profundum SS9 and contains these coding sequences:
- the ebgA gene encoding beta-galactosidase subunit alpha, producing the protein MNNWENFNHLSENRIAPRAYFFSYDALNKAKSFQRDLSSHFMLLSGQWTFNFFNNPMLVPDEFYNQEMSEWDSIQVPNMWQMEGHGKLQYTDEGFPFPIDVPFVPTNNPTGAYQRTFTLGDGWDKQQTIIKFDGVETYFEVYVNGQYVGFSKGSRLTAEFDISEQVKVGKNLLSVRVMQWADSTYIEDQDMWWTAGIFRDVYLVGKKPVHVYDYTIRTDFDAQYQSATLSGSVVIENLQTAQASGFQLEYALYDGNQLISDGSVDNLAIEECHTATFAIDVTNPVHWTAENPHLYHLFLTLKDHAGTIIEIIPQRVGFRDIKVKDGLFYINNQYTMLHGVNRHDNDHLNGRAAGIDRVEKDLILMKQHNINSVRTAHYPNDPRFYEMCDIYGLFVMAETDVETHGFANVGDLSRITDDAEWENVFVDRIERQIHAQKNHPSIIMWSLGNESGYGCNIRAMCKAAKAIDDTRLVHYEEDRNAEVVDIVSTMYSRVQLMNYFGEQPMDKPRIICEYAHAMGNGPGGLTEYQNVFYKHNHIQGHFLWEWCDHGILEQDEKGRDVYKYGGDYGDYPNNYNFCMDGLVYSDQTPGPGLREYKQVICPVKVSVKDAENGLITVENKYWFSTLDDITLLVDIRAEGETLAQYQLSATNVKVGESCDLQVALPELDEREVFINVSVRKNSSTRYSVANSELGIFQFQIKENTAQLPTFTHTNSTALNVQEQRLEWIVEGYNFELTFSKISGQLTSWLSNGIEIIASSPKMNFFKPMIDNHKQEYEGLWEPAHLQIIEEHFRTLEVEQQNGCVIVTVNSIVAPPVLDFGMRCTYIYEIHSEGQVNLSLTGKKYGEYPHVIPVLGLDMGINNQFEQVEYYGRGPEENYLDSKQCNIIDVYQSTVTKMFENYPFPQNNGNRQDVRWASLVNRQGNGLFVKPEQPINLSAWHYTSEHLHEAQHINELEKSGYITLNLDHKLMGLGSNSWGSEVLDSYRVYMNDFQYALTLVPFSQANCRANYLAGQDFSLKTQTDQNIQENTPSMIGGDK
- a CDS encoding beta-galactosidase subunit beta; the protein is MVVLENLEQFKTLYRDGRKWNRCVEAIENIGNIRDGVYHSIGDSLAYMIEDGVAKNSEHFIGNRRYFDVHYYLEGQETIEANHKQQLDVVMPYQDETDREYLAGSGTLQTVGQGQVVILDNNNAYRFIGDKRVRKVVLKVTIEDGYFLNK
- a CDS encoding amino acid permease, whose translation is MSKSARGTIGKFALLSMTFAAVFSFNNVINNNIEIGLSSAPMFFIATILYFIPFCLIIAEFVALNKDSEAGVYSWVKSSLGGRWAFISAYTYWFVNLFFFTSLLPRVIAYASYAFLGYEYVFTPMTTAVLSTLLFAVATYVSTNGAKMLGPITSVTSSLMLLLTMSYIFLAGAAVVGGIQPAEPITIEAMTPSFNWAFLGVTTWIFMAAGGAESVAVYVNDIKGGHKSFVKVIILAGIFIGALYSVSSVLINVFVVREELKFTGGTVQVFEGLAKHFGLPEIMMNRFVGMVSFTAMLGSLLMWTATPVKIFFSEIPKGIFGEKTVALNKNGVPARAAWVQFFIVIPLMLIPTIGSETAQDLMSTVINMTAAASMLPPLFIMIAYLVLRWKLDHLERDFKMGSRTTGIAIVSVLIVIFTVGFFAATFPTGGNILTIIFYNVGGIVVFLGYAWWKYNQYEKKLVITNTKELNTATE
- a CDS encoding EAL domain-containing protein; amino-acid sequence: MKKALLRFIVLLLPLLSITIVATLYIYHEDANQLELRIQEKELTKHQSVLHITRLHFTPIIDDLRYLTAKSQELAFTPGLTQEQKDRMLETFMRIMKTRNHYDQIRLINANGMEVLRVNKKGDDIVIVADDKLQDKSKRPYIQRGLQVPVGSFYTSQFDLNVENGKIETPIKPMLRFVSHFNSNGESWLITLNYLGNDFLSQIQQEYNWGQGGGNWLVNNNGQWLLGPNQDSAWQFNLTQNIGAKDFFQQYPNIWDEIGKKKHGQIRTGDYLYTYSRFFSGKELSSTKLFVLPFEGADLPWTVISRVNMASLVTELSFSQQRIIKFATFGILVMALIAGCIVLAWHLFQQLIHEKKLKQEIEDNAQRYASVLKNAPDGLMTLNNRLEITALNHSAERVFNITDTAEAIGKNIYDIVHDKKAKNILNQLIYQVQLAMADGNNTPIKASIQLPNHTSIKYVALIASETVFSSTSEILLHISDVTDWIERELKLKSLSHAVEQSDNTVLITDKNGIIEYVNHSFEAFTGITSAQAVGRDSRTLMKGSNETTSEIKHIRQQLKAGRTINRVITRKKSDNTVCYEDETISPIRNDTGKISHYISTGKDITERVLFESKLHKLAHYDLLTELPNRLLLLQHIEQAITNAEEMKTSVVVFNIDLDYFKKINDSLGHDVGDKVLITIAKRITRSLRDEDVLARLGGDEFAILIQSDTSSQSIATLAERIINNICASLSIEEKSLSITASMGIAVYPENSVDSDALLKNSDIALYHAKDQGRNRYCFFTPQMGIESVQRLQLESDLRKSLGTDQYTFFYQPKVNAKTHKVCGIEALLRWKNEEGQIQSPLGIIPILENSGLIVNVGETLINQACEQLAIWQSNGLDLHFALNISARQLLHSDIVDTVYKAVTMSGCNPHYLELEITESVVMADVKLAFDKLIKLEALGVKIAIDDFGTGYSSLAYLSRFPIHILKVDREFVQDLPMNKDSVTITRSIIELAHNLGMLVVAEGVENEGQIKFLTGIGVEEFQGYYFGKPMPIDEFELKFITDSRNTESILDET
- the gltS gene encoding sodium/glutamate symporter: MNTTIQINELESLLIAIIVLFLGYFINTKVTVLRKYNIPEPIVGGLIVAVIIALIHQQGIDITFKLSIKDTLMQMFFATVGLAASYKLLAKGGSRVFLFLGLATVFIIIQNAVGVTLSTLLGLDPIIGLIVGSITLSGGHGTGAAWAQSFAADYNLHVLELSMASATFGLVMGGIIGGPVAQRLINKHKLKSSFGDGEHHHIKHPDLITYSDKEEDRITSKNTIEVLFILLICVAGAAHVKELVDSFGISWLRIPDFVYALFIGVFITNICETTKVYKINSETVDALGTISLSLFLAMALMSLKLWELLELALPMLMILTVQTVVLAAFAYFVTFRVMGKTYDAAVIAGGHCGFGMGATPTAVMNMGSLVSRNGPSPQAFMVVPIVGAFFIDIANLIVLQGYLSFIQ